Proteins encoded in a region of the Clostridium cagae genome:
- the rsmG gene encoding 16S rRNA (guanine(527)-N(7))-methyltransferase RsmG has product MKFYDLMCKAAQDVGLELSKEQYEKFIIYKNLLQEWNEKVNLTAITEDEEIIKKHFIDSIKAFKRDEFKEAKTLIDVGTGAGFPGIPVAIMNENIQVTLLDSLNKRVNFLNLVTEKLGLKNVVAIHSRAEDGARQKNLRESFDIATSRAVANMSVLSEFCLPYVKINGHFIALKGPAVEEEIKDSDKAITTLGGQLLDICEVEIEDTELKHNLVVVKKIKECPKVYPRKAGNVTKKPIK; this is encoded by the coding sequence ATGAAATTTTATGATTTAATGTGCAAAGCGGCACAAGATGTAGGGTTAGAATTATCAAAAGAGCAATATGAGAAGTTTATAATATATAAAAATCTTCTTCAAGAGTGGAATGAGAAAGTAAATTTAACAGCTATTACAGAAGATGAAGAGATAATAAAGAAACACTTCATAGATTCTATTAAGGCATTTAAGAGAGATGAATTTAAAGAAGCAAAAACTCTAATAGATGTAGGAACTGGAGCTGGTTTTCCAGGAATACCAGTAGCTATTATGAATGAAAATATACAGGTTACTTTATTAGATTCATTAAATAAGAGAGTTAATTTCTTAAATTTAGTAACAGAAAAATTAGGCTTAAAAAATGTAGTTGCTATCCATTCAAGAGCTGAAGATGGAGCTAGACAAAAAAATCTTAGAGAATCTTTTGATATAGCCACATCTAGAGCAGTTGCAAATATGAGTGTTTTATCTGAATTTTGTTTACCATATGTTAAAATTAATGGTCACTTTATAGCTTTAAAAGGTCCAGCAGTAGAAGAAGAGATAAAGGATTCAGACAAGGCTATAACCACCTTAGGAGGACAACTATTAGATATATGTGAGGTTGAAATTGAAGATACTGAATTAAAACATAACTTAGTTGTTGTTAAGAAGATAAAAGAGTGTCCTAAAGTATATCCAAGAAAAGCAGGTAATGTTACTAAAAAGCCTATAAAATAG
- a CDS encoding ParB/RepB/Spo0J family partition protein → MVKKFGLGKGLGALIPDEIDENVKQENIIDNSKSNNMLISLNKIRSDKEQPRKAFDSEKIVELAQSIKQHGIIQPLIVRQVNKSEFVIVAGERRWRAAKIAGLKELPCITMDISDKDILEISLIENIQREDLNPIEEALAYKKLLEDFRITQSELSNRIGKSRVTIANTMRLMNLDERVQQYLIEGIITEGHGRALLAIENSDLQYEFAQKVIDNKLSVRELERLIKNISVEKANKELLRELNPYYKDVRNQLQDYFGTKVNILDKKNKGKIEIEYYSEEDLQRILDIINIQ, encoded by the coding sequence ATGGTAAAAAAATTTGGACTAGGTAAGGGATTAGGAGCACTTATACCAGATGAAATAGATGAAAATGTTAAGCAAGAAAATATTATTGATAACAGTAAATCAAATAATATGCTTATATCACTAAACAAAATACGAAGTGATAAGGAACAACCAAGAAAAGCATTTGATTCTGAAAAAATAGTAGAATTAGCTCAATCTATAAAACAACATGGCATAATTCAACCTTTAATAGTAAGACAAGTAAACAAAAGTGAATTTGTAATTGTAGCTGGTGAAAGAAGATGGAGAGCTGCTAAAATAGCAGGATTAAAAGAACTTCCCTGCATAACAATGGATATAAGTGATAAAGATATATTGGAAATATCTTTAATTGAAAATATTCAAAGAGAAGATTTAAATCCAATTGAAGAAGCACTAGCTTATAAAAAATTATTAGAGGACTTTAGAATAACACAATCTGAATTAAGTAATAGAATTGGAAAATCTAGAGTTACAATTGCAAATACAATGAGATTAATGAATTTGGATGAAAGAGTTCAACAATATTTAATTGAAGGAATTATAACAGAGGGTCATGGAAGAGCATTGCTTGCAATTGAAAATAGTGATTTACAATATGAATTTGCTCAAAAAGTAATTGATAATAAGTTATCTGTTAGAGAATTAGAAAGATTAATTAAAAATATAAGTGTTGAAAAAGCAAATAAAGAATTATTGAGAGAATTAAATCCTTATTATAAGGATGTACGTAATCAACTACAGGATTATTTTGGTACTAAGGTAAATATTTTAGATAAGAAAAACAAAGGTAAGATAGAAATAGAGTACTATTCTGAAGAAGATTTACAAAGAATTTTAGACATTATTAATATACAGTAA
- the noc gene encoding nucleoid occlusion protein: MNNEIIKIDIEKIVPNLYQPRKYFNEEAIEELSQSIKQHGIIQPITVRKIGDTYELVAGERRLRAAKVAELDVVPCNIVDITDSESAEIALLENLQREDLNYIEEAEAYSNLLNDHNFTQEDLAKRIGKKQSTIANKLRLLKLDPKVRQMCLENKLTERHSRALLSLPNADLQLKVVSKVVNDGLNVKNTEELINKELLKLAGKQLNKKRTNIKATLPAKLYVNTIKQVFKKFNIPAEYDCTDSDDFIEVTVKIPKNNK, encoded by the coding sequence ATGAATAATGAAATAATCAAGATAGATATAGAGAAGATAGTGCCTAATCTATATCAACCACGTAAATATTTTAATGAAGAGGCAATTGAGGAATTATCACAATCAATAAAACAACATGGTATTATACAACCAATAACAGTTAGAAAAATTGGTGACACTTATGAACTTGTAGCAGGAGAGCGTAGATTAAGAGCTGCTAAAGTAGCTGAGTTGGATGTAGTTCCATGCAATATAGTAGATATAACTGATTCAGAATCTGCAGAAATAGCATTATTAGAAAATCTTCAAAGGGAAGATTTAAATTATATTGAAGAAGCAGAAGCGTATAGTAATTTACTTAATGATCATAATTTTACTCAAGAAGACTTAGCTAAAAGAATAGGAAAAAAGCAATCTACTATTGCTAATAAACTAAGATTATTAAAACTAGATCCTAAAGTAAGACAAATGTGTCTTGAAAATAAGTTAACTGAACGACATTCTAGAGCACTTTTAAGTTTACCAAATGCAGATCTTCAATTGAAAGTGGTTTCTAAGGTGGTAAATGACGGACTTAATGTAAAGAATACAGAAGAACTAATCAACAAAGAACTGCTTAAATTAGCAGGAAAACAGTTAAATAAGAAAAGAACTAATATAAAAGCTACTTTACCAGCTAAATTGTATGTAAATACAATAAAACAAGTATTTAAGAAATTTAATATACCAGCTGAATATGACTGTACTGATTCAGATGATTTTATTGAAGTAACAGTTAAAATTCCAAAGAATAATAAATAA
- the mnmG gene encoding tRNA uridine-5-carboxymethylaminomethyl(34) synthesis enzyme MnmG: protein MKYNYEAGEVDVVVVGAGHAGCEAALASARMGLNTLICTINLDSIAMMPCNPNIGGTAKGHLVREIDALGGEMGVNIDHTFIQSRMLNTSKGPAVHSLRAQADKKDYQFRMKRVLEEQENLQIRQIEVTELLVEDNKVTGVITKNGAIFRARAVILATGTYLKGKIIIGEVSYSGGPNGLFPANDLSQSLLDLGISLRRFKTGTPARINRRSVDFSKMIEQPGDDKIVPFSFMSGNIDKEQISCYLTYTNEQTHNVIKENIGRSPIYNGSIKGVGPRYCPSIEDKVMRFPDKLQHQIFVEPEGLDTLEMYVGGMSSSLPEEVQLKMMRTLPGLENVEIMRTAYAIEYDSVDPTELEPTLEFKNVEGLYGAGQFNGSSGYEEAGAQGLVAGINAALKIKGEEPMILTRSDAYIGVLIDDLVTKGTNEPYRMMTSRAEYRLILRQDNADFRLTEIGKKVGLVTEERYETFLNRKNTIENELERLKKLQITNKRETNEFLLASGSAELKKPISFYELIKRPEVDYFSLKDLDPEREELSEDIGEQINIIAKYEGYISNQLEQVAQFRKFEKKLLPKDIDYSNVKGLRTEAEQKLNSIKPISIGQASRISGVSPADISVLLIYLEHYYNK, encoded by the coding sequence ATGAAATATAATTATGAAGCAGGGGAAGTTGATGTAGTAGTTGTTGGTGCTGGGCATGCAGGATGTGAAGCAGCATTAGCATCTGCTAGAATGGGATTAAATACTTTAATTTGTACTATAAATTTAGATTCAATAGCTATGATGCCATGTAATCCTAATATAGGGGGAACGGCTAAAGGTCATTTAGTGAGAGAAATTGATGCATTAGGTGGAGAAATGGGTGTGAATATAGATCATACATTTATTCAATCAAGAATGTTAAACACCTCTAAAGGACCAGCAGTTCATTCATTAAGAGCACAAGCTGATAAAAAGGACTATCAATTTAGAATGAAGAGAGTATTAGAAGAACAAGAAAATCTTCAAATAAGACAAATTGAGGTTACTGAGCTTTTAGTTGAAGACAATAAGGTAACAGGAGTTATTACTAAAAATGGAGCAATTTTTAGAGCTAGAGCTGTAATTTTAGCTACAGGTACATATTTAAAAGGAAAAATAATAATAGGTGAAGTTAGTTATTCTGGGGGACCAAATGGTTTATTCCCAGCTAATGATTTATCACAATCTTTATTAGATTTAGGAATTTCATTAAGAAGATTTAAAACTGGAACTCCAGCAAGAATTAATAGAAGATCTGTAGATTTTTCTAAAATGATTGAACAACCAGGGGATGATAAAATAGTACCTTTCTCATTTATGAGTGGAAATATAGATAAAGAACAAATATCTTGTTATTTAACATACACTAATGAACAAACGCATAATGTGATTAAGGAAAACATAGGAAGATCACCAATATATAATGGAAGTATTAAGGGAGTAGGTCCTAGATATTGTCCATCAATTGAAGATAAAGTAATGAGATTCCCTGATAAATTACAACATCAAATATTTGTTGAACCAGAAGGTTTAGACACTCTAGAAATGTATGTAGGGGGGATGTCCTCATCTTTACCAGAAGAAGTTCAATTAAAAATGATGAGAACATTACCTGGATTAGAAAATGTTGAAATAATGAGAACTGCATACGCAATTGAATATGATTCTGTAGACCCTACTGAACTAGAGCCAACATTAGAATTTAAAAATGTTGAAGGTTTATATGGTGCTGGTCAATTTAATGGTAGTTCAGGATATGAAGAGGCAGGAGCACAAGGTCTAGTAGCAGGTATAAATGCTGCATTAAAGATTAAAGGTGAAGAACCGATGATATTAACTAGATCAGATGCATATATTGGTGTTCTTATAGATGATTTAGTTACTAAGGGTACTAATGAACCATATAGAATGATGACATCTAGAGCTGAATATAGATTAATTTTAAGACAAGATAATGCAGACTTTAGATTAACTGAGATAGGAAAAAAAGTAGGATTAGTTACAGAAGAAAGATATGAGACTTTCTTAAATAGAAAAAATACAATTGAAAATGAATTAGAAAGATTAAAAAAATTACAAATAACTAATAAAAGAGAAACAAATGAATTTTTATTGGCATCGGGATCAGCTGAATTAAAAAAACCTATAAGTTTTTATGAATTAATAAAAAGACCAGAAGTTGATTATTTTAGTTTAAAAGATTTAGATCCGGAAAGAGAAGAACTTTCTGAAGATATTGGTGAACAAATAAACATAATTGCTAAATATGAAGGTTATATAAGTAATCAACTTGAACAAGTAGCTCAATTTAGAAAATTTGAGAAGAAACTATTACCTAAGGATATAGACTATAGCAATGTAAAAGGATTAAGGACAGAAGCTGAACAAAAATTAAATAGTATAAAACCTATAAGTATAGGTCAGGCATCACGTATTTCAGGGGTATCTCCAGCAGATATATCTGTATTACTTATTTATCTTGAACATTACTATAATAAATAA
- a CDS encoding ParA family protein, which yields MKIICVFNQKGGVGKTTTNINLCGYLAMAGHRVLTIDIDPQGNTTSGLGLDKRNLNVSMYDVLTTDIPIKESILRTDLVENLFIAPSTMELAGAEIEVIGKENRENIMKNKLKEIESEYDYVLIDCPPSLGLLTINALTCADSVLIPIQCEFYALEGVSQLVNTIQLVKKSLNKDLEIEGVIMTMYDYRTNLSNEVFSEVKKYFKSKVYETTIPRNIRLAEAPSFGLPIMLYDDKCKGAEAYVKLTKEFLSKQE from the coding sequence ATGAAAATAATTTGTGTTTTTAATCAAAAAGGCGGAGTTGGTAAGACAACTACGAATATAAATTTATGTGGTTATTTAGCTATGGCAGGACATAGAGTTTTAACAATAGATATTGATCCCCAGGGGAATACCACAAGTGGTCTTGGACTTGATAAAAGAAATCTTAATGTCTCAATGTATGATGTGTTAACAACAGATATACCTATAAAAGAGTCAATACTAAGAACTGATTTAGTTGAAAATTTATTTATAGCACCTTCTACTATGGAGCTGGCAGGAGCTGAAATAGAAGTTATAGGAAAAGAAAATAGAGAAAATATAATGAAAAACAAGTTAAAAGAAATTGAATCAGAATATGATTATGTATTAATAGATTGTCCACCATCATTGGGATTATTAACTATAAATGCATTAACATGCGCAGATTCTGTTTTAATTCCTATTCAATGTGAATTTTATGCATTAGAAGGTGTAAGCCAATTAGTTAATACTATTCAATTAGTTAAAAAATCTTTAAATAAGGACTTGGAAATTGAAGGTGTAATCATGACTATGTATGATTACAGAACTAATCTTAGTAATGAAGTATTTAGTGAAGTAAAAAAATATTTTAAAAGCAAAGTATATGAAACAACTATTCCAAGAAATATAAGGCTTGCAGAAGCACCAAGTTTTGGATTGCCTATTATGTTATATGATGATAAATGTAAGGGTGCAGAAGCTTATGTTAAATTAACTAAAGAATTTTTATCTAAGCAAGAATAG